One part of the Salmo salar chromosome ssa28, Ssal_v3.1, whole genome shotgun sequence genome encodes these proteins:
- the gfral gene encoding GDNF family receptor alpha-like isoform X2: METCISESAFCEKSSLRNICNPKDGSCQIKVSKVCNMTIHSIVDQYPTVRGCLCAWEEPCTSLELLTSQCLPETDGQALSSSVRPRWNPMEEQSITTRDSCLSALHSCQKSHHCALVYKKLKDSCQKRKKQCNSSSSQGHCLSLWMELQSTSLSNCTCALSRRKCQRIWSVVNNNSCIQNALEALASTGLHDLKDRSNTRKKLIGNVHIAQQKKSSTVDWKSSSLKEYVHDIDGSCLQQMTICLHDDVCNRRMVPLVQTCSAKQCNSTHCRQVTQQLYAGLPYNIAEMFVLCECDPGDPDCLHMKEGLHSGTCGEHLEDARTQICLEIFDNCLGEVLCRNRLEALLSNCWETEDTPCSDLAMDECTSLLDPALILGGDAKCRMALIATMGTTLQHPCTCDGLHNKDLFKCNMMREVLHNRTHFMSPVKKESTPYVPPPMSESGSGYEWLSDQLLYVFAYILLVAVVLLGVMIVFHIRTHRGNEKPQFHPPDKNCVVIF; this comes from the exons ATGGAGACGTGCATATCAGAGTCAGCTTTCTGTGAGAAATCATCTCTCAGAAACATATGTAATCCTAAAG ATGGAAGTTGCCAAATAAAAGTCTCAAAGGTCTGTAACATGACCATCCACTCCATTGTTGACCAATATCCTACAGTGAgagggtgtctgtgtgcatgGGAGGAGCCCTGTACTTCTCTGGAACTACTCACTTCACAATGCCTCCCTGAGACAG ATGGTCAAGCCCTGAGCAGCTCTGTTAGACCCCGCTGGAATCCTATGGAGGAACAATCAATAACCACCAGAGATAGCTGTCTCTCTGCTCTTCATAGTTGCCAGAAGTCTCATCACTGTGCATTAGTGTATAAGAAGTTGAAGGACTCATGCCAGAAAAGAAAAAAACAGTGCAACTCTTCAAGCTCTCAGGGCCACTGTCTGTCATTGTGGATGGAACTCCAGAGCACCTCTCTGTCTAATTGTACATGCGCCCTGAGCAGAAGAAAGTGCCAAAGGATATGGAGTGTCGTGAACAACAACTCCTGCATTCAGAATGCACTGGAGGCATTGGCTTCAACGGGTCTACATGATTTAAAGGACAGGTCAAATACAAGAAAGAAGTTAATTGGTAATG TCCATATAGCACAACAGAAGAAGAGTTCAACTGTGGATTGGAAAAGTAGCAGTCTGAAAGAATACG TTCATGACATTGATGGGTCCTGTTTGCAACAGATGACAATCTGCCTCCATGATGATGTCTGCAACAGGCGGATGGTTCCTCTTGTGCAGACGTGTTCGGCAAAGCAATGCAACAGCACTCACTGTCGACAGGTCACTCAACAGCTCTACGCTGGTCTGCCATACAACATCGCAGAGATGTTCGTCCTCTGTGAATGTGACCCAGGCGATCCGGACTGTCTGCATATGAAGGAGGGTCTGCACAGTGGCACATGTGGAGAACATTTGGAGGACGCCAGGACCCAAATCTGTCTGGAAATCTTTGACAACTGCCTGGGGGAGGTGCTCTGCAG GAACCGTCTGGAAGCTCTCCTATCAAACTGCTGGGAGACTGAAGACACACCATGCAGTGATCTTGCTATGGATGAATGCACTAGTCTTCTGGATCCTGCTCTTATTCTCGGAGGAGATGCAAAGTGCAGAATGGCTTTGATTGCTACCATGGGAACAACACTTCAGCATCCCTGTACGTGTGATGGACTTCACAACAAAGACCTATTCAAGTGCAACATGATGCGTGAAGTACTTCACAACCGAACACATTTTA tGTCACCAGTGAAGAAAGAAAGTACTCCTTATGTGCCACCTCCAATGAGTGAATCAGGATCAGGATATGAATGGTTGAGTG ATCAACTGTTGTATGTTTTTGCGTACATACTGCTTGTTGCAGTAGTACTGTTGGGAGTCATGATTGTTTTTCACATACG GACGCACAGAGGGAACGAAAAGCCCCAATTTCACCCTCCTGATAAAAATTGCGTTGTAATATTCTGA
- the gfral gene encoding GDNF family receptor alpha-like isoform X1 has product MPRTTGVKTAAVIVILVYQITSTGISSRSTGCLAFMETCISESAFCEKSSLRNICNPKDGSCQIKVSKVCNMTIHSIVDQYPTVRGCLCAWEEPCTSLELLTSQCLPETDGQALSSSVRPRWNPMEEQSITTRDSCLSALHSCQKSHHCALVYKKLKDSCQKRKKQCNSSSSQGHCLSLWMELQSTSLSNCTCALSRRKCQRIWSVVNNNSCIQNALEALASTGLHDLKDRSNTRKKLIGNVHIAQQKKSSTVDWKSSSLKEYVHDIDGSCLQQMTICLHDDVCNRRMVPLVQTCSAKQCNSTHCRQVTQQLYAGLPYNIAEMFVLCECDPGDPDCLHMKEGLHSGTCGEHLEDARTQICLEIFDNCLGEVLCRNRLEALLSNCWETEDTPCSDLAMDECTSLLDPALILGGDAKCRMALIATMGTTLQHPCTCDGLHNKDLFKCNMMREVLHNRTHFMSPVKKESTPYVPPPMSESGSGYEWLSDQLLYVFAYILLVAVVLLGVMIVFHIRTHRGNEKPQFHPPDKNCVVIF; this is encoded by the exons ATGCCGCGAACGACAGGTGTGAAAACCGCAGCGGTAATTG TAATTCTTGTTTACCAGATTACCAGCACCGGGATTTCATCCAGATCCACAGGCTGTTTGGCCTTTATGGAGACGTGCATATCAGAGTCAGCTTTCTGTGAGAAATCATCTCTCAGAAACATATGTAATCCTAAAG ATGGAAGTTGCCAAATAAAAGTCTCAAAGGTCTGTAACATGACCATCCACTCCATTGTTGACCAATATCCTACAGTGAgagggtgtctgtgtgcatgGGAGGAGCCCTGTACTTCTCTGGAACTACTCACTTCACAATGCCTCCCTGAGACAG ATGGTCAAGCCCTGAGCAGCTCTGTTAGACCCCGCTGGAATCCTATGGAGGAACAATCAATAACCACCAGAGATAGCTGTCTCTCTGCTCTTCATAGTTGCCAGAAGTCTCATCACTGTGCATTAGTGTATAAGAAGTTGAAGGACTCATGCCAGAAAAGAAAAAAACAGTGCAACTCTTCAAGCTCTCAGGGCCACTGTCTGTCATTGTGGATGGAACTCCAGAGCACCTCTCTGTCTAATTGTACATGCGCCCTGAGCAGAAGAAAGTGCCAAAGGATATGGAGTGTCGTGAACAACAACTCCTGCATTCAGAATGCACTGGAGGCATTGGCTTCAACGGGTCTACATGATTTAAAGGACAGGTCAAATACAAGAAAGAAGTTAATTGGTAATG TCCATATAGCACAACAGAAGAAGAGTTCAACTGTGGATTGGAAAAGTAGCAGTCTGAAAGAATACG TTCATGACATTGATGGGTCCTGTTTGCAACAGATGACAATCTGCCTCCATGATGATGTCTGCAACAGGCGGATGGTTCCTCTTGTGCAGACGTGTTCGGCAAAGCAATGCAACAGCACTCACTGTCGACAGGTCACTCAACAGCTCTACGCTGGTCTGCCATACAACATCGCAGAGATGTTCGTCCTCTGTGAATGTGACCCAGGCGATCCGGACTGTCTGCATATGAAGGAGGGTCTGCACAGTGGCACATGTGGAGAACATTTGGAGGACGCCAGGACCCAAATCTGTCTGGAAATCTTTGACAACTGCCTGGGGGAGGTGCTCTGCAG GAACCGTCTGGAAGCTCTCCTATCAAACTGCTGGGAGACTGAAGACACACCATGCAGTGATCTTGCTATGGATGAATGCACTAGTCTTCTGGATCCTGCTCTTATTCTCGGAGGAGATGCAAAGTGCAGAATGGCTTTGATTGCTACCATGGGAACAACACTTCAGCATCCCTGTACGTGTGATGGACTTCACAACAAAGACCTATTCAAGTGCAACATGATGCGTGAAGTACTTCACAACCGAACACATTTTA tGTCACCAGTGAAGAAAGAAAGTACTCCTTATGTGCCACCTCCAATGAGTGAATCAGGATCAGGATATGAATGGTTGAGTG ATCAACTGTTGTATGTTTTTGCGTACATACTGCTTGTTGCAGTAGTACTGTTGGGAGTCATGATTGTTTTTCACATACG GACGCACAGAGGGAACGAAAAGCCCCAATTTCACCCTCCTGATAAAAATTGCGTTGTAATATTCTGA
- the hcrtr2 gene encoding orexin receptor type 2, with protein MSGITVNSDCGECSPPSHEPCTAELRPYSSIDDDDELLKYIWREYLHPKQYEWVLIVGYILVFFVSLIGNTLVCFAVWKNHHMRTVTNCFIVNLSFADVLVTITCLPASLVVDITETWFFGNTLCKILPYLQTISVSVSVLTLSCIALDRWYAICHPLMFKSTARRARKSILLIWGVSCVIMIPQAIVMECSSLLPELTNKTSLFTVCEERWGADVYPKVYHTCFFIVTYFAPLCLMVLAYIQICHKLWCQQIPGTSSVLQRKRTSLQGSTYPPGPGESARVRTSTVSAEIKQVRARRKTARMLMVVLFVFALCYLPISVLNIMKRVFGTFKYTNSRETVYAWFTFSHWLIYANSAANPIIYNFLSGKFRAEFKAAFSCRSFGRCQNQTEGMRTRINTDRRKSLSTQVNNMDNVSRISDHVV; from the exons ATGTCGGGGATCACAGTGAATTCGGATTGTGGAGAATGTTCACCCCCTTCGCATGAGCCATGCACCGCGGAATTACGCCCATACTCTAGCATCGATGACGATGATGAACTTCTGAAGTATATCTGGAGGGAATATTTGCATCCCAAGCAATATGAATGGGTTCTTATTGTAGGATACAtacttgttttttttgtttctcTCATTGGAAACACACTAG TTTGTTTTGCAGTGTGGAAAAACCATCACATGCGCACAGTGACCAACTGTTTCATTGTGAATCTCTCCTTTGCTGATGTCCTGGTCACCATCACCTGTCTCCCGGCAAGTCTTGTGGTAGACATTACAGAAACATGGTTCTTTGGAAACACTCTTTGTAAAATACTGCCTTACTTACAG ACAATCTCCGTATCTGTGTCAGTCTTGACTCTAAGCTGCATTGCTCTTGACCGCTGGTACGCAATCTGCCACCCGCTGATGTTCAAAAGCACGGCCAGGCGCGCCCGCAAGAGTATCCTCCTCATCTGGGGGGTTTCCTGTGTCATCATGATCCCCCAGGCCATCGTGATGGAGTGCAGCAGCCTGCTCCCTGAGCTCACCAACAAAACCAGCCTTTTCACTGTGTGTGAAGAGCGCTGGGGAG CTGATGTCTACCCCAAGGTGTATCACACCTGTTTCTTCATCGTCACATACTTCGCTCCCCTCTGTCTGATGGTTCTGGCATACATCCAGATATGCCATAAACTGTGGTGTCAACAG ATTCCTGGGACGTCATCTGTGCTACAGAGGAAGCGGACGTCCCTCCAGGGTTCCACTTATCCTCCAGGCCCTGGGGAGTCAGCCAGGGTCCGGACCAGCACAGTGTCTGCTGAGATCAAACAGGTCCGGGCCCGGAGGAAGACAGCCCGCATGCTGATGGTGGTCCTCTTTGTCTTTGCCCTCTGCTACCTGCCCATCAGCGTACTCAACATCATGAAAAG AGTGTTTGGGACATTTAAGTACACAAACAGCAGAGAGACTGTATACGCCTGGTTCACGTTCTCACATTGGCTGATATATGCCAACAGTGCTGCAAATCCAATCATCTATAACTTTTTAAGTG GGAAGTTTCGAGCGGAATTCAAAGCAGCATTTTCCTGTCGCTCTTTTGGCCGATGTCAGAACCAAACAGAGGGCATGCGGACAAGAATAAACACTGACAGACGTAAATCCTTGTCCACTCAAGTCAACAACATGGACAATGTCTCACGGATATCTGACCATGTGGTTTAA